TATGCAAGTGACAACACTTGAAATAAATCAAAATATAAATCTATTAGAAAGAACTTCCAACTGCGGCACAAAAATACGTGAAATACAGAACGCGCAAGTATCATACTCACCAGCAGTTGCTATATCTGACATGGCAAGAGGATTGCTCTTTGAAAAATCTTCCTCCAGCGATTGGAATGCAACACCATTCTGATAGCTGTTGCCATGAGAATTCTGGGATAGCAAGCTAAAATTCTGATCACTGCCACAATTTCTGAAAGATGAATCTTGGAAGTTCCGTTGGTTATCCTGTCTAGCAAACGAAAATCTAGACTCATTACTGGTGCCTTTTGATTTCCATGAAGGTGCGTTGAAAAGTGCATCGTTCTTTTCAGATTCATTAAGCATCTTAACAAAATTGTTCGCAGTTGAATATGACTCATCCCATGGATCAAACTCAAAAGACAATATATCAGAAATTATGCTGCCCTCGTCTTTATTTCCACTTACAGCGTTGCCAAAACTGCCTATGTTATCATTTCTTGCTGCATCCAGTGCTCTATGCTGGTGGTTTCGCATACCAGAATGTTCAGAAACCATATCAGGTGTATACATAGGTCCTAGCCCCTCTCGACGTCCATTCAACATGGTAGAAGCATTGTCAGTTGAAGATAACCTGGTTTGCAGCATGGTGCCAGAAGTTCTACCATCACTTGTCGAAGTAGGGTTAATTTCTTTATCACTCCACAAAGAAATATGTGATGTGTTAGCAGTGGCATGGGGTTTATCAGTGGCCACAGAAGAATTCCATATGTCATTCAAAGGAGAAGCCACACGACAACTTTGCAGCTCTGAGCTCCAGTCAAGATGCTTATCAGAACTAGATTGACAAGAAAGTACAGGGTCCTTATTTTCTGATGATGAAAGCCCAGCAAGCTTCAAATGAGATTGTTCCTTCTTCAAACTTTGACTCAAAGGCACCACGACGGAAGTGTTGGGAACTGCACCCAGCTGTTGGCTTTCTGCCATACTATGAACTGTATCTTTGCTATCTAAAGTTACTGAAGTTACCCCAACAGACAACTTCTCGGCTTCTGTGTACCCAGGTCTACTCTCACCATCATCCCTCTTTAAAACAGAACCAGATATTGCTGAATGTGGCACACAATCTGCAAGATTTTGCTTGGAACTGTTTACGGCTTCGCCATTCTTTGGTGATGTTGATGACTTAGACCCAATCTGGCCCGGTTCCGTTGGTTTTGAGGATGCTGAAGGAATAAACTTTCCATTTACAACTTGCTTTTCCTCACTTCCTTTTGAAGTCTCATCTGATGCTACAACTTCATCATCATTCCAGGCTGAAGGTATTGTAGAAAAGTCTATGTCCAACGAAGACTCCAGTGATGTCACGGCTTGGGTTTCCTTTGCAATACCAGGTCTATATGGCTTCAAGGTTTTAGACAAACTATCTCGTTCTGATACTTGCCGTCCTTCAGTCATTTTCAGTACTGTGCTTGTATCATCATTCCATGAAGAAGGTAGTCTTGAATTCGAAATCATAGAAGAACTTGAAAGTGAATTACTATGCGCCTCTGATTTTGATTTACTAAGAGATTGCGAGGACGCCACCTCAGTCGCGGTTGTCCTTGTGTTCAAATCACGATGCCCCCTGTACACACCCAAATTTAGCAATACATTGCATTTTAAATGTGGCAGAACAGTCTAGGGAGGAAGCATACCATGAAGTAGCTGGTGGAAGCGTGGACCTCCCTGAACTACTGTTTGGAGGTGAAAGTCTTGACTGGCCTGTGGTATTCTGCACAGAAAAAGAAGGCCATTAGTGTAGCAACATAGTGTAAACCAACAAAAACAGAATTATCAACAAAAGATCTAGGTAGGAAAGCAGAACGAAATCAAGAAAAAATATGTTCTAATGGTCCAATATTAAAACATACAGTTGTTCCATTCTTGATTGTATGTTTGGCTGAAACCACCGCACTGTAAGAGAAGTCCTCTGCTGGAGGAGGCAATACAGTTCCTGCACGTCTTTGGGAAACACTAGACGCCATTTGAGGAACCCTACTCCTGATAGAAATATCAGAGAATGAGTTGAAACGACAACTGAATCTACTAATTTAGTTAATTATGTCTAACTGAGACAAGAGCTCATATGAAACCAAACTACCAAAAgtaagtagtagtacaacattagACATCCAAATCCAAATCCAACGAAAGGCAAAACTTCCTACTAGGCCATTAGTGTAGGGAGACGCCGAACATTAGACCAGGAGCTTCTTCTAAAATAAAGAGAAAAATATATATAGCAAGAAtgcaaaattgcaaataaaataaaatatatataAGCATTATATAGGCCAGGATTTGCATGCTTAGAGCAAAACAAATGGAGCAAGCAGAACAAGAACTGTGGTTCCACATTGCAAGTTAAAAGGAAGTCAAGTGTTACCTGGTATATGCTGAGATTATCTCATCTTTAGTGAAACTATCCTCCTGACTGCCTACGTCATGCAAATAGAGACAATCTGGATTCCCACATGTCTGAGAAAAAAATGGCGAAGCACTGAGAAAGATAGCAATAGGTAGAGTACTGGTAAAAGCTGTCAGAATGAAGCATCAATTGTACCATGTTCCGCAGCCATGCATGGCAATATTTCGTGGTGCCAAAGCATGCTCTGCAACAATAGAAAACCATTAGAATAACAATATTGTGCAAAACTGCTAGAGATGGGACAAGGTATAAGGCTAACCTTAGCACTTTCCCTTCCAAGACAAAATTGTGTACAGCCTGAATACACCGGATGGCCTCTTCTTCTTTGGCATAAGTAATATATCTGAACACATATCACAGTAATAAGTAATAACTAATGAGCCAGCATTTGAACACATCTAATGGTGCCCACAATTATGGAGAGAATAGGAACCATACATCTGTATTGGTTTTCCATTAAGAGTGAGCTACTAAATAGCTCTGGGTAGACATGATGGACACAGTCCACCAGAGTTTTCACTCGTGGGTCTCCTTATTTTCAGGAAAACTGATGTTTCCTTTAAGCCTTTTTTTGTTTCTAAGAGTTATTAGATATATAAACTGAATAAAGGTGTACTTCATTCAACAGCCTCAAGTTATTCCAAAGTCCACGTTTTCCATATTTTTAAAATCATTAGGACCATATGACTAGGTACATCAAGCCAGTGCTATATGACTCCTGAGAGAAACATGGAGTACCCAAAAACAAACATGAAACTTTGTACTCACCGAAGAACTACAATCTACCCTGAGGAAACTGGTAGTTTCAGAAGCAATAACTGAACTGGCATCAGTAAACATGGGAAATGTCTCATCCAAAATAATTTGGTCAGTAAATTCATGCCAAGACTGAAACAGGCACTTCTATATTTATTATAAAAGATTACTGGATTTTATGACACTAGACAGCTACATCTTTCATGTGGCCTATAAAGCTATCAAATGTTCTTTACACATGCTATAATATTCTAGCAGCCCTCAGTCAAAATTCAGATTAGATTAGCCTGAAATTGACAGGGTTGTATCAAGGACATGTCATGTTAGAATCGGCAATTATTTTAGCCTATAAAGCTATCAAATATTCTTTACACATGCTATAAAATTCTAGCAGCCCTCGGTCAAAATTTAGATTAGATTAGCCTGAAATTGACGGGGTTGTATCAAGGACATGTCATGTTAGAATCGGCAATTATTTTAACTTACTTTTGATGGAAAACCACCTAATACGCAACCAAACTCCCACTTTACTTTCTGAGTCGCATATGAAAAATTATATGGCTCAGGCAGGTATTAAAGGCTACAGGCACCATATAGTACACAAAGATAGGATAGTAGTCACTCGATATATCAATGTGATTGTAGCATCGGACAATACGTATGCATATTGAAAAGATCATCAGTGTTGTTTGTAGACATACACGCTGATACCGTTGTTTGTTGCTGTCTGCTGGGAAGGAGCCCCAGTTGGACGAGAAACTGAAACCTTCAAAACTTTTCCATACTGACCAAAGTATTCCCTGCGCTCAAGTACCTAAAAAACAAAGGATAATAGTAACATTGGCGTCAGAGCTACAATTTACAGTGTCACTCGGCATAACAGAATCTAAATCTTCTCTAAGAAAAAAGAATCCAGATGCAAGGAAAGAATAGTGTTCTCACACTCTCATTGCATAAATTTGCAGGTAGGCCAATTATGTAGACCAGGTTTCTCTGGATAACTCTGACACTAGCCAGATGCTTCTTAGCTTCCACAGTCAGTGTCTTTGACTTAACCTTTTGGGTCTTCTGCTTCTTGTCTGTATTTTTATCTGCTACCGTTCTGTATCCATGGAATGAACGTAAGTTGCAAGGCTATCATCGTGATACATGAGGAAAGAGTTTGCGCGTGCTGACTAATCCAGAAAAGGAATCTCCGGTTGATGGCGTAAGCATGGCAGCCCTCGGAGGCAGAGAATGCATATAAAGTGAAAGTTCAAGACGGGGATTACCTGTCACACGTGGCAGCCATCTTAACAATCCTGTCCTTGTCATAGCGTGTGCGGCAGGCAGGGCAGCGCCCCTCTGTGTCCTCTTTCTCAGCCATGTCAATGATGTGGTGCCAGCACCAGACACAAATCTGCAAAGTCGCATATATACACAAACAAAAGAATGAAAGAGCGTCCTGGTTGTTGCGCAGGCAGGGCAGGGTGGGAGTCACTGATGAGGATAGTACCTCGTAGCCACATTTGCAGGGCTTGAGTTGCTGGTCAGTGATGTCCATCTCCTCGGCGCAGAGCGGGCAGGTGCGGTCTCCGTCATCGCTCATCGTCATCCTGCGGTTCCAGCATGGGGAGAACCCACAGAAACGTCAAATTTCCAAGAGGACCAAAAACAAAATCCATATAGCGACAATCCCATAGCTACAGGAAGCCTGAGATCTCGAATATTCACATAAACCGAACGCGTGGGTAAGGTCAATCTGCGGGATTCTAACAAATCGGCCCTCCAGTCTATCCGCAAAGCCGTCTAGGGTCCGAAATTCCGAGCTGGATTGCATCGGATTGCACATCAAATTAATAAACGCAGGGGCGGCCTAAATTTCCGATCGGATTGAACCAAATCTGCGGGGAAGATTATGGGGGAATCGCAGGGGAGGAGGGATCAGGCGAACTCACATTGGAGGTGGATCCGATTGGGCGGCGCGAGAGGCGAAACCCTAGAGGGGATTGACTGGTCGAGGTCTggtggcggaggcggtggcggGGCTCTCTCTGATCGAATCAAGCGAACGAGGGAGAGGGGGGGATTGGTGGTGGGCGATGGGTGGTGGATTGGGAGCGAAAAGGTTGGACTTTCGGTGGAGGAAGAGGGAAGTTGAGTcgatgtgtatgtatgtatgtgctGCGTCGGGCTTGTGTTGGGGAAGGGAAGGGAACACGAAGGAAGGCAAGGAAGGAGATGGCGACGCAAAGCATAGGTAGGGCGGAGAAGGGATTGCCGCACCGCGCACCACCACTCGCTCCCTGGATCGCCTCCTCCTGTGCCCTACCATGTGCCCGCTTCCTTGCCTTCTTTAGGTCTTCCTTTGATTCTCTCCCATTCCCATGATTCAAACCGAAACATAGAAATAGAACTAGATCATGCAGATTGGATGCCATGGTATGTTGAACCTGCAATCGAAGTCATTTTGTTGCAAACGTCCCATGCGTTATGTAAAGAATTAGGTGTTTATTATAGTTTTCAACATAAACAAACGAAAACAACGCATTGGCGGGTATCCATTTAATTTGTTGTTTCCGACCGATCTTCGCGTCAAATGATAGTTTTCGGCTTCCAGTGCCTTTTCTTATATTTGTCGCCCTCCAATGGGTGATTGGTTATATCGGTTTTTCTCTCGGTTGACTAATTGATGATGTTGCTACGAGGTCGAGGCCGGCGAATATTGGTTGCGTCGATGCTATTGAAATTATCATATTTATATTTATATTCCTTTCGCTTCATCAGTTTCTTCATCGAaccttgtgtttgtgtgtgtcaCCGCCTTCGTGGTTGCTTGACGCCAGAGAGAATTGGATTGATGGACATTCGAGATATGGAATCCTTTAACATTTTCTTTCTTGTGGACTTTTCTTTCCCTCTTTACCTCTGGCCTCTTCTCTACAACTTATGCATATTGGGTCTAATGGATTTTCTAGAACCGGAACATAATGAGTTTTCTTTCTCCTAGATTTTCATTAAGAAGAAAAGAATTGCTCAGTTAATTGGAGAAAAACCGAGCGAAAACCAGATTACTTGGTTAATTATGGAGAACCGGGCGAAAACCATCACAACCGCTGAGAGACACACATAAGATACCCCACGCACACCGCGCCAACGCGGGCCTCGTCGAGACAGCACGCAGGCGTCATCATCATCACTCCTCCCCTAGAAATGTCATTGCCATCCCTAAACCCTAAGCAAACGACTCCAACTTCGCTGTAGGTGATCGTCAACCCAACCCACACTAAAGAGGTTGTGTGGAGATGCATGAAAATCCGTGCCAAAACTCAGCCACCTGCGACTAGGCAGCACGGCTCCGACTCTGAAGGAGAACCATGAATAAGAACTAGGCACGGCTGGCACCGCAGAAGATCATCTAACGAACCACCAGTTGCCCGTCATCGTATGCCACCAGGCCCCGCCACCGCAGCTTCGACTTCGCA
This window of the Triticum aestivum cultivar Chinese Spring chromosome 5D, IWGSC CS RefSeq v2.1, whole genome shotgun sequence genome carries:
- the LOC123120563 gene encoding uncharacterized protein; translated protein: MMTMSDDGDRTCPLCAEEMDITDQQLKPCKCGYEICVWCWHHIIDMAEKEDTEGRCPACRTRYDKDRIVKMAATCDRTVADKNTDKKQKTQKVKSKTLTVEAKKHLASVRVIQRNLVYIIGLPANLCNESVLERREYFGQYGKVLKVSVSRPTGAPSQQTATNNGISVYITYAKEEEAIRCIQAVHNFVLEGKVLRACFGTTKYCHAWLRNMTCGNPDCLYLHDVGSQEDSFTKDEIISAYTRSRVPQMASSVSQRRAGTVLPPPAEDFSYSAVVSAKHTIKNGTTNTTGQSRLSPPNSSSGRSTLPPATSWGHRDLNTRTTATEVASSQSLSKSKSEAHSNSLSSSSMISNSRLPSSWNDDTSTVLKMTEGRQVSERDSLSKTLKPYRPGIAKETQAVTSLESSLDIDFSTIPSAWNDDEVVASDETSKGSEEKQVVNGKFIPSASSKPTEPGQIGSKSSTSPKNGEAVNSSKQNLADCVPHSAISGSVLKRDDGESRPGYTEAEKLSVGVTSVTLDSKDTVHSMAESQQLGAVPNTSVVVPLSQSLKKEQSHLKLAGLSSSENKDPVLSCQSSSDKHLDWSSELQSCRVASPLNDIWNSSVATDKPHATANTSHISLWSDKEINPTSTSDGRTSGTMLQTRLSSTDNASTMLNGRREGLGPMYTPDMVSEHSGMRNHQHRALDAARNDNIGSFGNAVSGNKDEGSIISDILSFEFDPWDESYSTANNFVKMLNESEKNDALFNAPSWKSKGTSNESRFSFARQDNQRNFQDSSFRNCGSDQNFSLLSQNSHGNSYQNGVAFQSLEEDFSKSNPLAMSDIATAGSSRSKISAPPGFAAPARVPPPGFSSQDGLNPPPGFSSGFSSQDMLNHPHGYPHGFPSQAGSNPPHGFSSQAGSNPPHGFSSQAGSNPSRGFNSGFSSQDGSNNIPPGFSSAFSAGFSSQNGSNQAYGSTFSETRLLDNLFGSHTNQYQPQISRHTSDIEFIDPAILAVGKGRMPGVSDSGLDLKNAPFPAQLQTSNNDPRLQLLMQQSMPSHQNLRYTDHVQDAFNPIQNDNYLASRLLPQNHGSLSPYAQMSLQQPRNSQLANGHWDGWSDLRRGNNVPMSDMSRMLYPTEANNFHMLGSNEYNRTFGL